The region ACCATGCGGTCGACGATGTGGGAGCCGATGAAGCCGGCGCCGCCGGTAACCAGCATTTTCATACGGCCCGGAAGGATACCGGTCCTGCGGGAGGGATGAGGAGTCAGACCAAGCAGATCAGCGGCGTCTTGGCGCTCGCCTGACCCGAGTTGGCGCTCGTCCAGCTATTCGCCGTCGACTGCAGGACGTAGTAGTAGGTCGTATTCGTGTTGAGCCCCGAGCTGTCCGTGTACGTGACGGTCGTTCTACCGGTCACGTGCGCGCGCAACGTGTAGGGACCGCCGTTCGTGGTACTCCGGTAGACGTCGTAGCCGTCGGCGTACACCGACGTCGTCGCCGTCCAGTTCAGCGTGATCTTCGGGGCAAGGAGCTGGCATCCCGCGGTCGCCGTGAGGCCGGTCGGAGGCTGGAGCGTCGCCGTGGACAACGCGTTCGACCCGACGCCGGGCGCGTCGGTGAACAGGGCCGCGGTCGTCGCCACGTTTGCGCCGAGCAGCGCCAGCAGGGCGACGAGGCCCGCGAACGCGACCCGTCGACCGGTCATCCCGCCAGCCGTGGGCGCCGCCTGTCCGTGCGGCGTGGACGCGACCCGATCCGCGCAACGGCTCCCGCGACCACGAAGCCGGCCAAGGCGCCGAGGATGAGGGTCTCGGGATCGGTTCCGCGGCCGACGGGCGCGGGCTGCGGCTCGGGAACGATCTCCTGGACCGCGCGCCGGCGCCGCCGGCGTCGCTCGTCCGTGAGTAGGCCGAGGATCGGGATGAGGAAGAGCGCCACGCCGCCGTAGGGCGTGCGGGCGAACATCACCAGCCGGCCCGCGTACGGCACGACGCGCTCGACGCGATGGATCGAGCCGGACACGGGCACGGGCTCGAGATCCGGCGTCGGGTTGGCGTCGCCCTTGGTTCGGAACGCCTTGACGCCGTCGATGGTTTCGATCGCGATCACGCGGTGGGTGATCGTCGAGTCGGCTCCGACGTGGCGGAAGGTGATCACGTCGCCGACCGAGACGGCCCTGGCGTCGACGAGCCGCGTCACCGCGACCGACCCGATGGGTGCCGTGCCGCCCATGCTGCCGCTCGTGACGATCAGCGCCTCGGCGCCGAAGAGGGTCGGCATGAACGCGAGCGCGAGCACGGCGACGGCGCCGATGGCCATCACGGCCACGGCGCCTCCTACGATCCGCACCACGATCTTTCCGAGCACGATCCCTCCTCGAGGGCTGTGGTGGGGGGGGGGGGGGGGCCCCCCCCCCCCCCCCCCCCACCATTCGCCGGGTTAGTTGTTCGCCGTCTGCTCGGCGCCGAAGGTGAACGTCGCTGTGGCGGACAGGCTCTGCAGGGAGTTGGTCGCCGAGGTGGGCAGCTGCACCTGGAAGCACAGCGCCTCGCTCGCCGACGCGTTGAGCGTCCGGTCGCCTGCCTGCGACCCCTGCGCCGTGTCGCCGATGGCCCCGGCGGTCAACGAGCCCGTGTATACCTGAGAACCGTCCGTGCCGAATCCCGCGTTCGAGCAGGTGGTGACGCCGCTCTTGACGGTGAGGGTCAAACCGTCGGACAGGGTCGTGCTTCCGCTGATCGAGGTCGTCATCGCGTACCGGAGCTGGAGCGTCCCGGCGTTCGAGATCGTGATGGGAGCGGTGACCTTGTCGCCCGGGGCCATGCCCGAGAAGCTGACGAGCGCCGAGGTCGGGCTCGAGGAGATATCCACGTTACCGGTCGAGAATGCGTTCGACGCCACGGCCGCGGAGTCGGAGAAGATGGCCTGGGTCAAGGCCCACGGAGCGCCGGCGACGACGCCGACCGCGAGGAGGGCGATCCATACCTTCCGCATCGAATAGCTCCCTTCGTCGGTGCCCGGCTGCGCGGGTTCTTCCGGGCTCCATCGCCCGGCACCTCAGGGGTCGGGGCAGGATGGCAGCCGATGAATAGTTCTCCCGTGTCATCTCGCAGGTCAGAAGGGGCCTGGTCCTGCTTCCAGGGCAGCGCCTGATTTGTTCGTCTCCGTTGACGGCCTGCGGGAACCCGGTCTAGACTCCCCGCGCCTGTTGTGGCACGTCAGAGGCCGTATCGGTTGCCTTGGAAGGAGCGAGGCACGCAGTCCGGACCCTTGTCGCCGCGCCCGCGGGTAATTGAACAAGGGGACGACAGGTACGGTTCCCCGGGAAAGGATTGGTTCGTTCGTGCCCGAACGCGACACGGTTGAGCAAGGCCAAGTAACGCAGAACGACATCGGCGGCCCCGAAGAGCTTGCGAAGGCTTACGAAGACTCGATCAAGAACTTCGACGAGGGTGACATCGTTGCCGGCAAGGTGGTGTCGGTCGACAAGGATGAGGTCCTCCTCGACATCGGATACAAGTCCGAGGGTGTGATCCCCGCCCGCGAGCTCACGATCAAGCACGACACCGACCCGCGGCAAGTCGTTCAGATCGGCGAGGAGATCGAAGCCCTCGTCACCCAAAAGGAAGACAAAGAAGGCCGTCTCATCCTCTCCAAGAAGAAGGCGCAGTACGAGCGTGCCTGGGGGCAGATCGAGAAGGTCATGAACGACGAAGGGATCGTGACCGGCACCGTGATCGAGGTCGTCAAGGGCGGCCTCATCGTCGACATCGGGCTGCGCGGCTTCTTGCCGGCGTCGCTCGTCGACCTCCGCCGCGTGCGCGATCTTCACCCGTTCGTCGGTAAGAAGATCGAAGCGAAGATCATCGAGCTCGACCGCAACCGGAACAACGTCGTTCTGTCGCGCAGGAAGTACCTCGAGGAAGCGCAGTCGGAAGGGCGCAAGAAGTTCCTCGAGGAGCTGCAGAAGGGCGAGGTACGCAAGGGCACCGTCTCGAGCATCGTGAACTTCGGCGCGTTCGTTGATCTCGGCGGCGTCGACGGCCTCGTGCACGTATCCGAGCTGTCGTGGCGCCACGTCGAGCATCCGAGCGAGGTCGTGCAGGTCGGTCAGGAGGTCGAGGTCGAAGTGCTCGACGTCGATCTCGAGCGCGAGCGCATCTCACTGTCGCTCAAGAAGACGCAGGAGGATCCGTGGCGGCAGTTCGCGCGGCTGCACCAGCCGGGCGAAGTCATCGACGGTCAGGTCACCAAGCTCGTGCCGTTCGGCGCGTTCGTTCGCGTCGCCGACGGCGTCGAGGGTCTCGTCCATATCTCCGAGCTCGCCGAACGCCACGTCGAGACGGCGGAACAGGTCGTCACGGTCGGCCAGCCGGTTCAGGTGAAGATCATCGAGGTCGACTCCGACCGGCGCCGCATCTCGCTCTCGATCAAGCAGGCCAGTCCCGAGGGCGCCGAGCCGGTGCCCGACGAGATCGAGCTCGAGACCGACGAGGAAGAGAAGGCGCCCGAAGTGGCCGACGTCTCTGGCGAGGACGTGCTCGAAGCGGCGCTCGCGCCCGAAGTCGAGACCGCCAAGCCGGAAGAGGGGGAGCAGCCATCGCACGCCGCCGCTCTCGGCGAGGACACGATCGAGGCGATCGTCGCCGACCTGAAGCGGCGCTCCCAGCAAGAAGGGTGACGCCCTGCTGCTCGTCGGACTGACGGGCGGGATCGCGAGCGGCAAGTCGACCGTCGCGCAGCTGCTCGTCGACCGCGGGGCGGTGCTCGTGGATGCGGATCAGATCGCACGGGACATCGTCGACCCTGGGACGCCCGCCTGGTCGAAGATCGTCGAGCACTTCGGACCCGATGTGCTGCTTCCCGACAAGAGCATCAACCGTGTCGCGCTCGGTGAGATCGTCTTCAACGACCGGACGAAACTCGCCCTACTGAACGAGATCACGCACCCGGAGGTGATGCGCCGCATCGCCGACCGCCTCGAGGAGCTATCCGGCTCGGATGAGATCGTGGTCGTCGACGTCCCGTTGCTGGCCGAGGTCGGGGCGGCGGACATGTTCGACGTCATCGTCGTCGTCGCCTCGGACCCGCACCTCCAACGTGATCGCCTTCTGAGCCTGCGTGGGATGACCGAAGCGAATGCCGATGCTCGTATCGCTGCGCAGATGCCGCACGCGGAGCGGGCCGCCGTCGCCGATATCGTGATCGCGAACGACGGCTCGATGGAGGACTTGGTCGCTCAGGTAGATCGGGTTTGGGATCGCCTCGAAGCGAACCGAGGGGGACGAACGCACGATTGAAACATAGGCCACCTGGGTCGTTTACTCGGGTCCTCCTGCCGCTTATCGTGTCGCAACCGCCGCTCGGGGGAGCGACCTCATGTTCATCGACAAACCAAGCAAACGACTGCTGCTGTCGTTCATTATCGCCGCCACGAACATCTTCTCGTTCGCGTTCGGGATCGCCGTGACCGGAGATCGCAGATCGAACGTCGACGTGGTGGCGGCTTCCTCCGGCGCATCGACGCCGATCCTTTCGCCGACGGCGGGAGCGAGGCCGGCGGCCAAGCAGACCGCCGCGAAGGTCGTCGCCGCGCCGGCTCCTCACGCCGCGGACGTCGCG is a window of Actinomycetota bacterium DNA encoding:
- a CDS encoding signal peptidase I, whose translation is MLGKIVVRIVGGAVAVMAIGAVAVLALAFMPTLFGAEALIVTSGSMGGTAPIGSVAVTRLVDARAVSVGDVITFRHVGADSTITHRVIAIETIDGVKAFRTKGDANPTPDLEPVPVSGSIHRVERVVPYAGRLVMFARTPYGGVALFLIPILGLLTDERRRRRRRAVQEIVPEPQPAPVGRGTDPETLILGALAGFVVAGAVARIGSRPRRTDRRRPRLAG
- a CDS encoding TasA family protein translates to MRKVWIALLAVGVVAGAPWALTQAIFSDSAAVASNAFSTGNVDISSSPTSALVSFSGMAPGDKVTAPITISNAGTLQLRYAMTTSISGSTTLSDGLTLTVKSGVTTCSNAGFGTDGSQVYTGSLTAGAIGDTAQGSQAGDRTLNASASEALCFQVQLPTSATNSLQSLSATATFTFGAEQTANN
- the coaE gene encoding dephospho-CoA kinase — protein: MLLVGLTGGIASGKSTVAQLLVDRGAVLVDADQIARDIVDPGTPAWSKIVEHFGPDVLLPDKSINRVALGEIVFNDRTKLALLNEITHPEVMRRIADRLEELSGSDEIVVVDVPLLAEVGAADMFDVIVVVASDPHLQRDRLLSLRGMTEANADARIAAQMPHAERAAVADIVIANDGSMEDLVAQVDRVWDRLEANRGGRTHD